The Neospora caninum Liverpool complete genome, chromosome X genome includes a region encoding these proteins:
- a CDS encoding putative Tyrosine kinase-like (TKL) protein has translation MEAGPRGVKQRGGGVGAVEARRRGSPVNGDRLDGDGEDANEKSTDDDALNDISLEYSYEELYGATAGFSVILGQGAYGNVYEGVLRDGVAVAVKWLHKPKEAGFEKEVKVLSKFRHPHLVILLGFARHGRDRFLVYELLSGGDVGMRLQKGPLLAWQDRLSLALDSASALSHLQHHSPQVYHRDIKTANILLDKHNSAKVADFGLACLAKKGENSCAVKQTAGTIGYADPKYISSAVVTEMTEVYSFGMVLLELLTARPPAVLNPDGSITYLLSTIGTSIRRTLRYIDPRARFPPHVAQSLAILAFSCIQEDERHRPSFRSIVQQLQLLCTAANLHPCPSLTLGRAVAAAAAAAAAASGSGAKVVKAHSPSPSSLRGLPGVAAQSRCEASKVLKKTIRVTGRRESPGDSKERERDEQPETGRDDAPGSPRLRHVHTDHYSHSRCAASAELDFLASPSRDGREDRLETRRLTKKTSADEANHEFPSEREGTKITTLEAVAVRNNSDVAGRRDESRARVVPGWRRESQEVESFLGSEAKRAVDDVLGRAREKVTEQMLIGPLTTPKGPREGNERAPEYRAPESVQDSHPDSPSSTRIQRAVAKSPSFAPDRRSAPDQIEQDTNWRQRCSGSRNPGAVDKGEVTWGAPGSRRLVSTIKASSSSIASHAAETVRPVDAPFHSGQVTRLRSARADDMPDEKPAVSPSDLVDSSRLPSFLSILCSSAAASLAAPTGSSSGDGGGHPACGRAAAAASPAAARAVDSPSQLPQLTPFRRPESSRVGTVSSAPPLVATGVVGAGEYEREGSAPPGNFPHRQSFPAESMTGERVGEGASRDRLRTGGIAPLARFDTCGARVGTREQFLHSRHSDAPTRTLPDGTRNSPSAASEGRREPDDANLSVSKVSLASFETEKGSSRGHAVQASNVPGAFCGEPPPGGPPQEASAGKAVCGPSADAHAEVEVIAGSFRAMVDGEKQSSSKVKKQGAEEDKQHIPDVCRARSVAFCTHAEREGDADASPPCSCARSWNTRDSCCEEAVPVMARADTPVSWVHQQVVGSASRTSRYEGDKGSCRERLCQERPGVQGEETGATHSPQGLPSPAVLLGGDGESSVSTSPRLFHQGKQRVTGDAPPTPHFPSSGKELAGAFPVVHEGGDAQGSAQCSFQLSHGSTSAQSFSSDERVILVTSPLPPAACVLRQNESRRPATASHLTEGTGGSTRSTAAATPLLDAGSACSSARGELEPFTSGRMGPVRVIPDTWLQPSQEKGEAVAALHSDTLWCSERPQSGLLESVTPPASVASGEPSVEILKRHSDFLGDASAGRPSTTVGLAADDLSQAAAGVPADASTSRSRSGVSPSSQLPFRGSAGGVSPCLLGNKNGGAGPKTIRLPHTVKGGTPSLSPLELEGSNDGDLSPKKLPSHESISGVGGLEQTNEDGETSDAGKDAKLDFPSTEDEESIAAQSLPPASCDESLHREDALADAPHILSRQALAVSWRSFAGWSDWGRLWSCPTSTHATSTEDTSEMHANEEKAHQTFGDPPASVSKGPDDDWASTGCADSGREESTREEAESLSICKTEDEFGVTHGEASATPWEGNSDRGTPSPRGAAGETDDREQAEETTEALPSLQKSTDHDVPVMQRRPEGFREFIVSLFSGRQQPAVPSALPTELDHPDAFSQEQPKSCIEDPNPVPTEGGVGAAFREQTQDPSDEPAQARSSSVLEREAKETGAPEDVERDGCGKSKKSLSGSGFLSRNVVRALSGPKTLRQIQGREASPFQPAALDDQPGAHEMRAEKARRFLAGGGD, from the exons aTGGAGGCTGGACCACGAGGCGtgaagcagcgaggaggcggagtGGGGGCggtggaggcgaggcggaggggaAGCCCCGTGAACGGTGACAGGTTGgacggcgacggggaagacgcgaatgAAAAGAGCACAGATGATGACGCCCTAAATGATATTTCGTTGGAGTATTCATACGAG GAGCTTTACGGTGCAACGGCGGGCTTCTCGGTGATCCTCGGCCAGGGAGCGTATGGAAATGTATATGAGGGTGTTTTGCGTGATGGAGTAGCCGTGGCTGTTAAGTGGCTGCATAAACCCAAGGAGGCTGGGTTCGAGAAGGAAGTTAAAGTGCTCTCGAAATTCAG GCACCCGCACCTGGTCATTCTCTTGGGATTTGCCCGCCACGGAAGGGATCGTTTCCTCGTCTACGAGCTCCTATCAGGAGGTGACGTAGGCATGCGGCTCCAAAAAG GCCCTCTTCTTGCGTGGCAAGACCGactttccctcgctctcgactCTGCCAGTGCTCTGTCACATCTGCAGCATCACAGTCCTCAAGTGTATCATCGAGACATTAAAACAGCGAACATCTTGCTCGACAAGCACAACAGCGCCAAG GTGGCCGACTTCGGCCTTGCCTGCTTAGccaaaaaaggcgagaacagCTGTGCAGTGAAGCAAACGGCGGGCACGATTGGCTACGCGGATCCGAAATACATTTCCAG CGCGGTGGTCACGGAAATGACCGAGGTGTACTCGTTCGGTATGGTGCTCTTGGAGCTACTGACAGCCAGACCCCCTGCAGTGCTC aACCCCGATGGAAGCATTACGTATCTGCTCTCGACTATTGGAACCTCCATTCGTCGAACCCTTCGTTACATTGATCCGCGCGCACGATTCCCTCCACACGTTGCTCAGTCGCTGGCAATCCTGGCCTTCAG CTGCATTCAAGAGGATGAGCGGCATCGACCCTCGTTCCGGAGCATCGTTCAGCAGCTTCAGCTCCTCTGCACTGCGGCCAA TCTGCATCCCTGTCCTTCCCTAACGCTGGGACGCGCTGtggcggcggctgctgcggccgcagcggctgccAGCGGCTCCGGTGCCAAGGTCGTCAAAGCGCattctccctctccatcttctttgCGTGGGCTTCCCGGAGTGGCTGCACAGTCCCGGTGCGAGGCATCAAAGgtgctgaagaagacgattcGAGTCAcgggaagacgggagagccCTGGAGATTCcaaggagcgcgagagagatgaaCAGCCTGAAAccgggagagacgacgcaccCGGTTCCCCCAGGCTCAGACACGTTCACACAGATCACTATTCCCACTCAAGGTGTGCTGCTTCTGCCGAGCTGGACTTCCTCGCATCGCCCTCCCGTGACGGCAGGGAAGACAGACTCGAAACGAGGAGGTtaacgaagaagacgagtgCGGATGAGGCGAACCACGAATTCCCCAGCGAGCGCGAAGGAACAAAGATCACTACTCTAGAAGCTGTCGCCGTGAGGAATAATTCAGATGTAGCtggacgcagagacgaaagcagGGCGCGAGTTGTCCCAGgctggcgaagagagagtcAGGAGGTTGAGAGCTTCCTGGGAAGTGAAGCAAAACGGGCAGTTGATGACGTCCTCGGAAGAGCACGCGAAAAGGTTACAGAACAAATGCTCATAGGTCCCCTCACTACTCCAAAGGGTCCaagggagggaaacgagcGCGCTCCCGAGTACAGGGCGCCTGAATCGGTACAGGACAGCCACCCTGATTCGCCCTCCTCGACGAGGATACAGCGCGCAGTCGCGAAGAGTCCAAGCTTTGCTCCTGATCGGAGGTCGGCTCCAGACCAGATCGAGCAGGATACCAACTGGCGACAACGGTGCAGTGGCTCTAGGAACCCAG GCGCAGTTGACAAGGGAGAGGTTACTTGGGGAGCCCCGGGctctcggcgcctcgtctccacaATCAaggcttcctcttcttccattgcgtcgcatgcagccgaaACTGTCCGTCCTGTCGATGCACCCTTTCACTCTGGACAAGTGACCAGGCTGCGCTCAGCGAGAGCCGACGACATGCCTGATGAAAAgcctgcggtgtctccgtccgaTCTCGTCGACTCCTCTCGCttgccttccttcttgtcGATACTTTGctcctcggccgccgcctccCTCGCAGCACCGAccggctcttcctcgggGGATGGAGGCGGGCACCCTGCGTGCGGCCGGGCGGCAGCGGCAGCCTCGccagctgctgcgcgagCTGTAGACTCTCCGTCCCAACTTCCTCAAC TGACGCCCTTCCGAAGGCCAGAAAGCAGTCGCGTGgggactgtctcttccgctcctccgTTAGTAGCGACAGGTGTCGTGGGCGCTGGTGAGTATGAAAGGGAAGGATCTGCGCCGCCTGGAAACTTCCCACACCGGCAGAGTTTTCCGGCCGAGTCAATGACTGGCGAGCGGGttggcgaaggcgcctcccGCGACCGGCTACGTACAGGTGGTATCGCGCCTCTCGCACGCTTCGACACTTGTGGGGCGCGTGTGGGGACTCGGGAGCAGTTTCTGCATTCTCGCCACAGCGATGCTCCGACGCGGACGCTTCCGGATGGGACCCGGAATTCTCCGAGTGCTGCCAGCGAAGGCAGGCGTGAGCCAGACGACGCGAATCTGTCGGTGTCGAAGGTATCCCTTGCGTCCttcgagacagagaaaggatcTTCTCGAGGACATGCAGTCCAAGCCAGCAACGTGCCGGGTGCTTTTTGTGGGGAGCCGCCTCCAGGTGGCCCTCCACAGGAAGCGAGCGCTGGAAAGGCGGTCTGCGGTCCCAGTGCTGACGCCCACGCAGAGGTGGAGGTTATCGCTGGAAGCTTTAGGGCGATGGTGGAcggggagaaacagagctCTTCGAAAGTCAAGAAGcaaggagcggaagaagacaagcagCACATTCCCGATGTGTGTAGGGCAAGAAGTGTCGCGTTCTGCACTCACgcagaacgcgaaggcgacgctgaTGCTTCCCCACCCTGCAGTTGCGCGCGTTCCTGGAACACCAGAGATTCCTGCTGTGAGGAAGCCGTACCAGTTATGGCACGCGCGGACACGCCGGTCTCGTGGGTCCATCAACAAGTCGTGGGTTCAGCTTCTCGAACCAGCCGCTACGAAGGCGACAAAGGCTCGTGCCGAGAACGCCTCTGTCAAGAGCGGCCCGGAGtccagggagaagagacaggcgccacGCACTCTCCCCAAGGCTTGCCCTCTCCTGCGGTGCTGCTTGGAGGTGACGGCGAATCGTCAGTCTCCACatcgcctcgtctcttccaccAGGGAAAACAGCGAGTAACTGGGGACGCACCGCCAACGCCGcatttcccctcttctgGGAAAGAGCTCGCAGGAGCGTTTCCTGTTGTCCATGAGGGTGGCGATGCCCAAGGCTCAGCTCAATGCTCCTTTCAGCTGTCCCATGGCTCGACCTCGGCTcagtccttctcttctgacGAGAGAGTGATTTTAGTCActtctcccctcccccctGCCGCCTGTGTGCTCCGCCAAAACGAATCTCGCCGCCCAGCCACTGCGTCACATCTCACGGAAGGCACAGGGGGGAGTACAAGGAGTACCGCGGCGGCAACACCCCTGCTGGACGCAGGCAGTGCGTGCAGTAGCGCCCGAGGCGAACTGGAGCCCTTTACCAGTGGCAGAATGGGACCCGTACGCGTCATTCCGGACACATGGCTTCAGCCTTCTcaggagaaaggggaggcAGTGGCTGCGCTGCATTCTGACACGCTGTGGTGCAGTGAACGGCCGCAGAGCGGGCTGCTAGAATCCGTGACGCCGCCGGCGTCTGTTGCCAGTGGTGAGCCTTCTGTAGAGATCCTGAAGCGGCACTCCGACTTCTTGGGCGATGCGTCCGCAGGCCGTCCCTCTACCACCGTGGGACTGGCTGCAGATGATTTGAGTCAGGCAGCTGCTGGGGTACCAGCCGACGCGAGCACATCTCGCTCGAGAAgcggcgtctccccttcctcccaGTTACCTTTCCGTGGTTCCGCAGGGGGTGTCTCCCCGTGTCTCCTGGGGAACAAAAACGGCGGGGCTGGTCCAAAAACAATTCGACTTCCCCACACCGTAAAAGGCGGGACACCCTCATTGTCGCCCCTCGAGCTCGAGGGTTCGAATGACGGTGACTTATCCCCCAAAAAACTACCATCTCATGAATCCATTTCCGGAGTTGGAGGTCTAGAGCAGACGAATGAGGACGGTGAAACCTCTGACGCTGGCAAAGACGCAAAACTGGACTTCCCGAGCACTGAGGATGAAGAATCCATAGCTGCGCAAAGCTTGCCGCCCGCTTCTTGCGACGAGAGTctgcacagagaagacgcgcttGCTGATGCACCACACATTCTCAGCCGGCAGGCTTTGGCAGTTTCGTGGCGCTCGTTCGCGGGGTGGTCCGACTGGGGAAGACTGTGGTCATGTCCAACTTCTACGCACGCCACTTCCACAGAAGACACCAGtgaaatgcatgcaaacgaggaaaaggctCATCAGACGTTCGGGGATCCGCCAGCTAGTGTGTCCAAAGGCCCAGACGACGACTGGGCATCAACAGGGTGCGCCGACAGCGGTCGAGAAGAGTCAACCcgtgaagaagcagagagtcTCTCGATTTGCAAAACAGAGGACGAATTCGGTGTAACCCACGGCGAAGCGTCGGCGACCCCCTGGGAAGGGAATTCGGATCGAGGAACACCTTCGCCAAgaggcgccgcaggagaaacagacgatCGTGAacaggcagaggagacaacaGAGGCCTTGCCATCGCTGCAGAAATCGACGGATCATGACGTTCCGGTGATGCAGCGAAGACCAGAGGGTTTCCGGGAATTTATTGTTTCATTGTTTTCGGGCCGACAGCAGCCTGCTGTCCCTAGCGCGCTTCCTACCGAACTTGATCACCCCGACGCGTTCTCTCAG GAGCAGCCGAAGAGCTGCATTGAGGATCCAAACCCCGTGCCTACGGAAGGCGGAGTTGGGGCCGCATTCAGAGAACAAACTCAAGACCCGAGTGACGAACCCGCGCAGGCGCGTTCCAGTTCTGTTcttgagagagaagcgaaagaaacgggagCCCCGGAAGACGTGGAAAGGGACGGATGTGGGAAGAGTAAGAAAAGTCTCAGTGGTAgcggttttctctcgaggAATGTCGTCAGAGCTCTCTCGGGGCCGAAAACCCTCCGCCAAATtcaaggcagagaagcatcTCCTTTCCAGCCGGCAGCACTGGATGACCAGCCGGGCGCTCACGAGATGCGCGCAGAAAAGGCCCGACGCTTCTTGGCCGGCGGAGGCGACTAA
- a CDS encoding putative ABC transporter produces MRLSPRRDSQRMQCLLSPPRLRFPASPRRFPGDAEGRGNFSGLQQLRDSREERFAALKSMREQETPRFQADDWTPDQPLLEIKDLRVEAAEDGQEILKGVNLTVAAGEVHAIMGRNGSGKSTLSKVLAGYPSYRVTGGEIRYKGLDLLELPIDNRGLAGLFLAFQYPIEIPLVSNLEFLRVAFNERRKWKEEPEVDSYEFRELVEGRLKDVGLDPSFLDRPLNYGFSGGEKKRNEILQMLVLDPELVMLDETDSGLDVDSFNITATALKRFSKRPGKSFLVTTHYKKLLDVLQPHKIHVMHAGRIVLSGSLDLAGRIEAEGFQALVGAAAEGEEEEERERSNERETADRESAEVEIESSLSPSAAGGGRRNLDRLL; encoded by the exons AtgcgcctctccccgcgACGCGACTctcagcgcatgcagtgtctcctgtctccgcctcgcctccgtttccccgcTTCCCCTCGGCGGTTTCCGGGCGACGCGGAGGGACGCGGCAACTTCAGCGGCCTCCAGCAACTGCGCGAcagccgcgaggagagatTTGCCGCGCTCAAGAGCATGCGCGAGCAAGAGACGCCTCGCTTCCAAGCAGATGACTGGACGCCGGACCAGCCGCTTCTCGAGATCAAAGACTTGAGAGTCGAGGCCGCGGAAGACGGACAAGAAATCCTCAAAGGCGTCAACCTCACGGTGGCTGCTGGAGAGGTGCACGCCATCATGGGGCGAAACGGATCTG GAAAGTCTACTCTCTCCAAAGTGCTGGCAGGGTACCCGAGCTACCGAGTCACTGGTGGCGAAATCCGCTACAAAGGCCTCGACCTGCTCGAGCTGCCGATCGACAatcgcggcctcgccggtcTTTTCTTGGCCTTTCAGTACCCGATCGAAATCCCTCTCGTGAGCAATCTCGAGTTCCTCCGAGTCGCGTTCAACGAACGACGAAAGTGGAAGGAGGAGCCCGAGGTCGACAGCTACGAATTCCGAGAACTCGTGGAAGGCAGACTGAAG GACGTCGGCCTCGACCCTTCATTTCTAGATCGCCCTTTGAACTACGGATTTagcggaggggaaaagaagcgaaacgagATCCTGCAGATGCTGGTCCTGGACCCCGAACTCGTCATGTTGGATGAGACGGACTCCGGGCTCGATGTTGACTCCTTCAACATCACCGCGACCGCACTCAAACGCTTTT CGAAACGCCCAGGGAAGTCGTTCCTTGTCACGACGCACTACAAGAAGCTGCTGGACGTTCTTCAGCCGCACAAGATCCACGTGATGCACGCCGGGCGAATCGTCCTTTCCGGCTCTCTGGACCTCGCAGGGCGGATTGAAGCAGAAGGTTTCCAAGCTCTGGTTGGGGCCgcggcagagggagaagaggaggaggagcgcgagagaagcaacgaaagagagaccgcAGACCGCGAGAGCGCAGAAGTTGAAATCGagtcctcgctgtctccgtcagccgccggaggcggcagacgcAATCTCGACCGCCTGCTCTAA